A genomic region of Cyprinus carpio isolate SPL01 chromosome B13, ASM1834038v1, whole genome shotgun sequence contains the following coding sequences:
- the LOC122134146 gene encoding E3 SUMO-protein ligase ZBED1-like → MLKTIEPRYKLPTRATFTDSALPALYKETKAKVMESTCKARRVAITSDAWTSVATESYVTITSHYISEDWKIVSHVLQTRAVYESHTGAHMARLLLDVVEEWQLTDKSVVLVTDNAANMISAAEIGKFPHVKCFVHTLNLAAQRALKLLAVSRLLGRVRRISVYFHRSTKAKHLFEENQRVVLKLTSPLKVITDVATRWNSAHDMMERFLQLQAAVHATLLSPALNVDESDIVTLSRANLANVEEVVKTLKPVKDATVFMSEESSPTVSLIAPVYAQLLQSMSDNIGDQPLIRDVKNAIKTDLLKRYKSEAEKKILHTSSALDPRFKGLPFLTEEERLDVSAGVTSEAASLEEYERKQRTEADEAPGRTGSSGTKEELLSVDDNVSDSAGPSAPKRRA, encoded by the exons ATGCTTAAAACAATTGAGCCCCGGTATAAGCTACCGACAAGAGCTACCTTCACTGATTCCGCGCTTCCCGCATTGTACAAAGAAACCAAAGCAAAGGTAATGGAATCAACGTGTAAAGCCAGACGTGTAGCCATTACAAGTGACGCCTGGACTTCAGTCGCAACAGAGTCTTATGTAACCATAACATCACATTATATTAGCGAGGATTGGAAGATTGTATCACATGTGCTGCAGACGAGAGCAGTTTATGAGAGCCACACTGGTGCTCATATGGCAAGGCTACTCTTGGATGTTGTGGAGGAATGGCAGCTTACAGATAAAAGTGTTGTGCTGGTGACGGACAACGCCGCTAATATGATTAGTGCTGCTGAAATTGGGAAGTTCCCTCATGTAAAATGCTTTGTGCATACGTTGAACCTCGCTGCGCAGCGGGCGCTTAAGCTACTGGCGGTCTCCAGGCTTCTGGGCAGAGTCCGCCGTATCTCAGTATACTTCCACCGCAGCACAAAGGCAAAGCACCTGTTTGAAGAAAACCAGAGAGTTGTTCTTAAACTGACAAGTCCACTTAAAGTGATAACAGATGTCGCCACAAGGTGGAATAGTGCTCATGATATGATGGAGAGGTTTTTGCAACTGCAAGCTGCAGTGCATGCCACCCTGCTGTCGCCTGCCCTAAATGTAGATGAAAGTGACATCGTCACTCTCAGCAGAGCCAATCTGGCTAATGTGGAGGAAGTAGTGAAGACATTAAAACCAGTGAAGGATGCCACTGTGTTTATGTCAGAGGAGAGCAGTCCTACAGTCAGCCTAATTGCACCAGTATATGCCCAACTCCTCCAGAGCATGTCCGACAATATTGGAGACCAACCACTGATCCGTGATGTGAAGAATGCCATCAAAACAGATCTCCTTAAGAGGTACAAAAGTGAGGCAGAGAAAAAGATCCTTCATACATCCTCTGCCCTGGATCCTCGTTTTAAGGGGTTACCTTTCCTGACAGAGGAGGAGAGATTGGATGTCTCCGCAGGAGTTACTTCAGAGGCTGCATCCCTGGAGGAG tatgagagaaaacagagaacAGAAGCAGATGAAGCGCCTGGCAGAACAGGAAGTTCAGGAACCAAGGAAGAGTTGCTGTCCGTGGATGACAATGTGTCAGACTCAGCAGGCCCCTCCGCTCCCAAAAGAAGAGCCTAA